CACGCATGGAGGACAGGTTATTCTTCCTTTTTTAGGTCAAAGGCATGTAGAAACCTTCTATCATAAATATGACGCGGGAATGTTTCAATGGCCCAGGAGGGATGGGACCGGAAGGGATGCAAAGCTGTTGATCAGCAGAGGGTTTGGAACCTCTCACCTGCCGATCCGCTGGAGAAGTCCTGCTGAAATGCATGTACTAACCCTTCGTAAAGAGCAACATTAGGAAGAAGTCAATGTACAGCTGAACTGGTAGACAAAAACAGGTAACCACCTTTCGAATAAGGTGATTACCTGTTTTTATTTGTCCTATTTAAGAATTAGCGCATCTTAAGCTCAATGCTGCGAGGATCTACGAAGCTGTAGCCCTTGCCCTCAAGAGTAGTAAGCAGCTTATCCAATGCTTCGACGGTCCAAGGCAGCTCATGCATCAGAATATTACTGCCTGAATGCAACTGGTCCGTCACATTTTTGATTAATTTATCCGTTTTCCCAGTTTCTTTCTCTTTCATCTCCCAATCCAGAGATCCGTTGGACCAGGTCATATATAACATTCCATTCTCAGCGGCAATCTTTTTACCGACATCTCCGCCAGCACCATGTGGAGGTCGGAAGAAGTTAGGTGCTTCACCGATGATCTCCTTGACAGAGCTCTGAACGTCTTCGATTTGCTTCTTAACCTCTGTGTAAGACTTGTCCTTGAGAATAATATGATCCCAGCTATGGTTGCCGATAATTCCTCCGCGGTTATGAATTAACTCTAGAAGCTCGGGATGCGCTTTGACACGGTACCCGTTCACGAAGAAAATGGCTTTGGCCTGATGCTTGTCCAGAATATCCATTAATGGATTAATCATAGCCGCATCTTTGGGGCCA
This window of the Paenibacillus sp. FSL R10-2734 genome carries:
- a CDS encoding polysaccharide deacetylase family protein — translated: MGKMTSVLLLATLLLTACGNSGGNGNTAKETNTTNNQPTAAATQSVETETPTTEITASPTPQTTVGGEAASSNTATGDKSSAEVPLLYHMNKNYDIVPNEETTNKKVVLLTFDDGPKDAAMINPLMDILDKHQAKAIFFVNGYRVKAHPELLELIHNRGGIIGNHSWDHIILKDKSYTEVKKQIEDVQSSVKEIIGEAPNFFRPPHGAGGDVGKKIAAENGMLYMTWSNGSLDWEMKEKETGKTDKLIKNVTDQLHSGSNILMHELPWTVEALDKLLTTLEGKGYSFVDPRSIELKMR